GCAGTATGCGCAGCGGCGATTGCGGCGTCGATGTCCTGGGCGCCGCCCCGGGCGATTTGCGCCAGCTTGCTGCCATCGGACGGATTGATCAGATCAAGCGTCTGGCCGGAGGCAGGAGGGCGCCAGTCCGAACCGACAAGACAGAGCGATGGGTCGAACCAGAGGGGCAAGGACATAAGGGGCCTGCGATCTTGATGTTGTCTTCGAGCGAGCGAGCGAGCGGGGCGCGGCATGCGGCCGCTGATGTGGCCGCCTGTCATGCCTCTTTGCCCCTGGGCACCAAACTGCATTGCGTGGGTGGAAGCAAGGGCAGGTCGATCCGCGACCATCGGGTCAGAGGACTTTTCGGCGGGCAGGTCAGGGGCTGACGCGGAACGTGAAACTGTGGGATTGGTACGGCGTCAGAGGGGGACCCTTCCGCAGCTGCCGGACGGAGGGCAGAGATGGAAGGCAATGGTCCCAGAACGGCGCGGCCGAGGCGGAGCCGGCGGCCACACCCAGGATCCAGGAGCCGGGAAAGTGGCGCAGGGTAAGATCGACGGCCTGCACCCCGAGGCCTTGCCGGCGATGATCGGGGGTGATGTAGAATTCCGCCAGTTCCCGCCGTCCGGAAGGTTCGTCCCGCACCAGGGCAAATCCCATCGGGATGGCGCCATTGAGCAGGGTCAGCGCATGGCGACCTGCGTCCGTCCACACGTCGTCGTTGTAGTCGGGTCCGGGAGCGGGCAGGTGGGGCACCAGCTCGGCGAAATAGGGGACCATCAGGCTGTGAAGCCAGGCCCTGTCGGCTTCGGGTGTTGGCAGGATACGGACGGTCATGCGGCCCCCAATTGCGGCAGCCGCGGTGCGGCGGCGATCAGGCTTTGCGTATAGGGATGTGCGGGCGAGGTGAAGACCTCTTCGGTGGGGCCCTGTTCGACGATCTCCCCGGCTTTCATGACCAGAACGCGGTCGGTGACACGACGCACGACGCTGAGGTCGTGGCTGATGAAGAGGTAGCTGAGCTGATATTCGCCACAGAGGCGGGCCATCAGATCGAGGATCTGGGCGCGGACGGAGACGTCGAGCGCGCTGACGGCCTCGTCAAAGAGGATCAGCTCGGGGCGGATGATCAGGGCGCGGGCGATGGCGATCCGCTGGCGCTGCCCGCCGGAGAATTGGTGGATGTATTTGGTGGCGTCGTCGGGGGAGAGGCCGACGGCGGTCAGGGCCTCGGCGATGGCCTGTTGCAGCGCGTCCCCGCGGGGACGGTCGTGAAGCAAATGGAAGGGTTCGGTGATCAGCCGGTCGACGCGGTGGCGGGGATTGAAACTGCCGAAGGGATCCTGGAAGACCACCTGCATCTTGCGCCGCACGGCAAGGTTGGGCTGGTGGCCGGAGAAGACCGGTTCGCCCGCGAGGCGGATGTCGCCGGATTGCACCTCTTCAAGCCCGAGGATGGCGCGGGTGAGGGTGGACTTGCCGCAGCCCGATTCGCCTACGAGACCAAGGCGTTCGCCGCGTTCGAGTGTGAAGCTGACGTTGTTGACGGCGCGGAAGTGGCGTTGGGGTGCAAAGAGGCGGGTGCGGGGCAGGCGGTAGTCACGGCAGACATCGGTGACTTCGAGGAATGGCGCGGGTGCTGGGCGTGGGGGCAGGGTGACGGGGTGGTCGGAGGCTTCGAACAGCATTTTCGTATAGGGATGCTGCATGTGCCGGAGGAGGTGCTGTGTGGGGTCGGCCTCCACCACTTCGCCCAGACGCATGACGGTGATGCGGTCGGCCATGTCGGCCACGACGGCGAGGTCATGGGTGATCATCAGGAGGCCCATGCCGTCTTCTTTGACCAGCTGTTTGAGGAGCGCGAGGATCTGGGCCTGGGTGGTGACGTCGAGCGCGGTCGTGGGTTCATCGGCGATGAGGAGTTTAGGGCGAAGCGCGATGGCCATGGCGATGACGACGCGCTGACGCTGGCCGCCGCTGAGCTCATGCGGGTAGCGGGTGAGGGGGAATCGGTCTTCGGGCAGGCCGACGCGGGTGAGGACCTCACGGGTCCGCTCTTTCGCCCTTGCGGGCGGCATCGCTGCGTGGGTGAGGATCGTCTCGGCCACCTGATCGCCGATGGTCTGGACGGGGTTCAGGGCGGTCATGGGCTCCTGGAAGATCATGCCCACGTCATTGCCGCGGATGGCACACATCTGCGGTTCGGTGGCCTTCAGGATGTCGGTGCCGTCGAGGGTGATTTGACCGTGGCTCCGCGCGCCCTGCGGCAGGAGTTGCATCACGGCGAGGGCGGTCATGGACTTGCCGGAGCCGCTTTCGCCGGTGACGGCGACGATCTCACCGGGTGCGATCTTCAGAGAGATGTCCTTGAGTATGGGGGTGGCGTGGATCGTGAGGGACAGGTTCTGGATGGAGAGTAGCTCGGTTTGGCGCGGCGCTTCGCCTTGTTGTGACACCGTCATGTCCGCGCCACCCTGAGCTTTGGGTCGAGCCAGTCGCGCAGGCCGTCTCCCATCAGGTTCAGCCCCAGCACGGTCAGGATGATTGCGCATCCGGGGATGAGGGCGAGATGCGGCGCGAGGCTGACCATCGTCTGGGCATCGGCCAGCATGCGGCCCCAGCTGGGCGTGGGCGGCTGCGCGCCGAGGCCCACGTAAGACAGCGCCGCCTCGGCGAGGATGCCGAGGGAGAACTGGATTGTGCCTTGTACGATCAACAGGTTGGTGACGTTGGGCAGGATATGCTCGGCACTGATGCGGGTGGCGGATTTTCCGGCGACACGCGCGGCGAGGATGAATTCGCGTTGCCAGAGGCTGAGTGCTGCACCGCGGGTGATGCGGGCGAAGACGGGGATGTTGAAGATGCCGATGGCGATAATCGCGTTCACGGCACTGGGGCCGAAGACAGCGGTGATCAGGATGGCAATGACCAGTGACGGGAAGGCAAAGATTAGGTCGTTGCCGCGCATGATGATCTCATCGAGCCATCCGCCGCTGCGGGCGGCTGCCGCAAGGCCGAGGGGCACGCCTAGAATGATGCCGATACCGACGGCCACGAGGGCCACGGCGATGGAGGTCCGCGCGCCCACCATGATCATCGACAGCATGTCACGTCCGAAGTGATCGGTGCCCAGAAGATGCGTGCCGTTCGGTGTCTGCAGGCGGGCGGGGATGTTCATCGACGCGTGATCGAAGGGCGTCCAGAGGAACGACAGGAGGGCGGCGGCCACGAAAATGGCTGTGAGGAGCGCGCCGAGGATCAGGTTGCGCGTCATGTCCGGGACCTCAGCCGCGGGTCGACGGCCGCATAGGCGAGATCGACGAGGAAGTTCACGAGGATCACGGCGAAGACGAGGAGCATGACGACCGATTCCACAACGATCAGATCGCGGGAGCTGATCGATTGGAAGATCAGACGGCCAAGGCCGGGCAGGTAGAAAACCTGTTCGATAATGATGGCACCGGCGAGCAGGAAGGAGAATTGAAGACCGATGATGGTCAGGACGGGGATCAGCGCGTTGCGCACGCCGTGTCGCCAGAGGGCCTGGCGGCGGGAAAGGCCCTTGGCCCGGGCGGTGCGCATGAAATCCTCACCCAGGATATCGAGGAGCGACGAGCGCATCACGCGGGCGAGGATCGCGGCTTGGGGGAGAGCCAGCGCGATGGCGGGCAGGGTCAGGGCATGCAGGCCGGTCCAGAGACCCTGATCCCAACCGGGAAAGCCACCCGCGCTGAACCAGCGCAGGTTGATGGCGAAGACCAGCACCAGCATCATCGCGAACCAGAAATTCGGGATCGCGACGCCCAGTTGGGTGGCGCCCATCACGGTGACATCGCCGGCCTGTCCCCGCCGGGACGCGGCGTAAATGCCGGCGGGAAAGGCGATGAGTGTGGAGAGCGTCAGGGCATAGAGCGCCAGAGGCAGGGAGACCCAGAGACGGTCGGCCACCATCTCTGCCACCGGGGTCCGGTAGGTGTAGGAGGTGCCGAAATCGCCCGTGAGCATACCGCCCACCCAGTCGAGATATCGCTGCCATTTGGGCACGTCGAGGCCAAGCTCGGCCCGCAGGGCCGCGAGCGTTTCGGGCTGCGCGTTGACCCCGAGCATGAAGGAAGCCGGATCGCCCGGTGCCACCTCGATCACAAAGAAGATGATCAGGCTGGCGACGGCCAGGCTGATGATCA
The nucleotide sequence above comes from Thalassococcus sp. S3. Encoded proteins:
- a CDS encoding GNAT family N-acetyltransferase, which encodes MTVRILPTPEADRAWLHSLMVPYFAELVPHLPAPGPDYNDDVWTDAGRHALTLLNGAIPMGFALVRDEPSGRRELAEFYITPDHRRQGLGVQAVDLTLRHFPGSWILGVAAGSASAAPFWDHCLPSLPSVRQLRKGPPLTPYQSHSFTFRVSP
- a CDS encoding ABC transporter ATP-binding protein, which encodes MTVSQQGEAPRQTELLSIQNLSLTIHATPILKDISLKIAPGEIVAVTGESGSGKSMTALAVMQLLPQGARSHGQITLDGTDILKATEPQMCAIRGNDVGMIFQEPMTALNPVQTIGDQVAETILTHAAMPPARAKERTREVLTRVGLPEDRFPLTRYPHELSGGQRQRVVIAMAIALRPKLLIADEPTTALDVTTQAQILALLKQLVKEDGMGLLMITHDLAVVADMADRITVMRLGEVVEADPTQHLLRHMQHPYTKMLFEASDHPVTLPPRPAPAPFLEVTDVCRDYRLPRTRLFAPQRHFRAVNNVSFTLERGERLGLVGESGCGKSTLTRAILGLEEVQSGDIRLAGEPVFSGHQPNLAVRRKMQVVFQDPFGSFNPRHRVDRLITEPFHLLHDRPRGDALQQAIAEALTAVGLSPDDATKYIHQFSGGQRQRIAIARALIIRPELILFDEAVSALDVSVRAQILDLMARLCGEYQLSYLFISHDLSVVRRVTDRVLVMKAGEIVEQGPTEEVFTSPAHPYTQSLIAAAPRLPQLGAA
- a CDS encoding ABC transporter permease, with the protein product MTRNLILGALLTAIFVAAALLSFLWTPFDHASMNIPARLQTPNGTHLLGTDHFGRDMLSMIMVGARTSIAVALVAVGIGIILGVPLGLAAAARSGGWLDEIIMRGNDLIFAFPSLVIAILITAVFGPSAVNAIIAIGIFNIPVFARITRGAALSLWQREFILAARVAGKSATRISAEHILPNVTNLLIVQGTIQFSLGILAEAALSYVGLGAQPPTPSWGRMLADAQTMVSLAPHLALIPGCAIILTVLGLNLMGDGLRDWLDPKLRVART
- a CDS encoding ABC transporter permease, which produces MLRYTLKRLLSLIISLAVASLIIFFVIEVAPGDPASFMLGVNAQPETLAALRAELGLDVPKWQRYLDWVGGMLTGDFGTSYTYRTPVAEMVADRLWVSLPLALYALTLSTLIAFPAGIYAASRRGQAGDVTVMGATQLGVAIPNFWFAMMLVLVFAINLRWFSAGGFPGWDQGLWTGLHALTLPAIALALPQAAILARVMRSSLLDILGEDFMRTARAKGLSRRQALWRHGVRNALIPVLTIIGLQFSFLLAGAIIIEQVFYLPGLGRLIFQSISSRDLIVVESVVMLLVFAVILVNFLVDLAYAAVDPRLRSRT